One window of Leptotrichia trevisanii DSM 22070 genomic DNA carries:
- a CDS encoding nicotinate phosphoribosyltransferase, translating into MKNLILSTDSYKITHPFQYPANMSYMHDYIESRGGLYGYVKFFGLQYYLMEYLTKKITNEMIDEAKEICELHGLPFFEEGWRYIVEKLDGKLPLRIRAVPEGSVVKNHNVLVTVESTDKNVPWIVGWVETLLLKVWYPITVATFSYKAKQIIRHFLEETSDNVESELKFKLHDFGYRGVSSEESAGIGGMAHLTNFYGTDTLNALVFARKYYDEKIAAYSVPASEHSTMTSWTQEYEKEAYENMLDKFPKGIVSIVLDSYNFFNAVENIIGKDLREKILARNGMVTIRPDSGDAITNILFALESLEKSFGYTINSKGYKVINKVRVLQGDGINEDTIWDIYKSLKDNKYSAENVTLGCGGSLLQGNDKSSINRDTHKFAMKCSCIKIGNEVRDVYKNPVTDKGKVSKKGRLDLIKNENGEFETINISDLPENQYHKDSVMECVFENGKILKTYTFEEVRRNEDLLYNPNLIREISK; encoded by the coding sequence ATGAAAAATTTAATATTATCGACAGATTCTTATAAAATTACTCATCCATTTCAATATCCAGCAAATATGTCGTATATGCACGATTATATCGAAAGTCGTGGTGGCTTATACGGATATGTAAAATTTTTTGGACTGCAATATTATTTAATGGAATATTTAACAAAAAAAATTACAAATGAAATGATAGATGAAGCCAAGGAAATTTGTGAACTGCATGGATTGCCATTTTTTGAAGAGGGGTGGAGATACATTGTAGAGAAGTTGGATGGGAAATTGCCACTTAGAATTAGGGCTGTACCAGAAGGTAGTGTTGTAAAAAATCACAATGTACTGGTTACAGTGGAATCAACTGATAAAAATGTACCTTGGATTGTAGGCTGGGTGGAAACATTGCTGTTAAAAGTATGGTATCCAATTACTGTTGCCACATTTTCGTATAAGGCAAAACAGATTATAAGACACTTTTTGGAAGAAACAAGTGATAATGTAGAGTCGGAATTGAAGTTTAAATTGCACGATTTTGGTTATCGTGGTGTTTCCAGCGAGGAAAGTGCCGGAATTGGTGGAATGGCTCATCTTACAAATTTTTATGGAACAGATACCTTAAATGCACTTGTCTTTGCCCGTAAATATTATGATGAAAAAATAGCCGCTTACAGTGTGCCTGCTTCTGAACATAGCACAATGACTTCATGGACTCAAGAATATGAAAAAGAGGCATATGAAAACATGCTTGATAAATTTCCAAAAGGAATTGTTTCAATCGTTCTTGACAGCTATAATTTTTTTAATGCGGTAGAAAATATTATCGGAAAAGATTTACGTGAAAAAATATTGGCAAGAAATGGAATGGTTACAATACGTCCAGATAGTGGAGATGCAATTACAAATATTTTATTTGCACTTGAAAGTCTGGAAAAAAGTTTTGGTTATACGATAAACTCCAAAGGGTATAAAGTTATTAACAAAGTCCGAGTTTTGCAGGGTGATGGAATTAATGAAGATACAATCTGGGATATTTATAAATCTTTAAAGGATAACAAATATTCTGCTGAAAATGTTACTTTAGGCTGTGGAGGCTCACTTTTACAAGGAAATGATAAATCTAGCATTAATAGGGATACTCATAAATTTGCCATGAAATGCAGTTGTATAAAAATCGGAAATGAAGTTAGGGATGTTTATAAAAATCCTGTTACTGATAAAGGGAAAGTCAGTAAAAAAGGACGGCTTGACTTGATAAAAAATGAAAATGGGGAATTTGAAACAATAAATATTTCAGATTTGCCTGAAAATCAATACCATAAAGATTCTGTAATGGAATGTGTTTTTGAAAATGGAAAAATTTTAAAAACATATACTTTTGAAGAAGTGAGAAGAAATGAAGATTTATTATATAATCCCAATTTAATCAGAGAAATATCAAAATAA
- a CDS encoding DNA-methyltransferase, protein MFNKIVQGDSIIELNNIDSASIHAIISDIPYGIGIDDWDVLHNNTNSAYGGATSNQLKLGNHFKRRGKPLNGWSEADKKIPLEYQEWCRKWTSNWYRVLKPGASCFIFAGRRYAHRCIVAMEEAGFTFKDMLSWEKMRAPQRAQRVSAVFERRKDFENAKKWDGWRLANLKPLFEPILWFQKPYTLGGTITDNILKYEVGAWNERAFKENKLFADSIDISNILKVEYNKNDTGLHKAQKPLKLIEILIKLVTLEGQVVLDPFVGSGTVCAAAKKLNRQFLGIEINPEYVKIANERINKILGK, encoded by the coding sequence ATGTTTAATAAAATTGTACAAGGAGATTCGATAATAGAATTAAATAATATTGATTCAGCTAGTATACATGCAATAATTTCAGATATTCCTTATGGAATAGGAATTGATGATTGGGATGTATTACACAATAATACAAATTCAGCATATGGTGGTGCGACATCAAACCAGTTAAAATTAGGCAATCATTTTAAAAGACGGGGAAAACCTTTAAATGGCTGGAGTGAAGCAGATAAAAAAATTCCATTAGAATACCAAGAATGGTGCAGAAAATGGACAAGTAATTGGTATCGAGTTCTAAAACCAGGTGCAAGTTGTTTTATATTTGCTGGGAGAAGATATGCTCATAGATGTATTGTAGCAATGGAAGAAGCTGGCTTTACTTTTAAAGATATGTTGTCTTGGGAAAAAATGAGAGCGCCTCAAAGAGCTCAACGGGTTTCAGCTGTTTTTGAGAGAAGAAAGGATTTTGAAAATGCCAAAAAATGGGATGGATGGAGATTAGCTAATTTAAAGCCTTTATTTGAACCTATTTTATGGTTTCAGAAGCCTTATACTTTAGGAGGTACTATAACAGATAATATTTTAAAGTATGAAGTGGGAGCATGGAATGAAAGAGCATTTAAAGAGAATAAATTGTTTGCAGATAGTATAGATATTTCAAATATTTTAAAAGTTGAATATAATAAAAATGATACTGGATTACATAAAGCACAAAAACCTTTAAAATTGATTGAAATTTTAATAAAATTGGTAACATTGGAAGGACAAGTAGTTTTGGATCCATTTGTAGGCTCTGGAACTGTGTGTGCTGCAGCAAAAAAATTAAATCGTCAATTTTTAGGAATAGAAATAAATCCTGAATATGTAAAAATTGCAAATGAAAGGATTAATAAAATTTTAGGAAAATAA
- a CDS encoding HindIII family type II restriction endonuclease, which produces MNIFYKMLEKIEIISKQNNNFIENSIKINEFIKNITKEELLILLREVGTIPESIKHDSTEEKLFSKASDCILSRAFIEIGLKSNILTERSDSADIIVESIFHNYTLVADAKAFRMSRTAKNQKDFKVKALSSWRKDNDYAVLCSPYFQYPVKESQIYKQSLEDNVCLFSWEYFIFLIENNIVESNEVSFASIWDFSNNFEINGTMKKAKNSFIGELDNKILELVNNQKIYCEFKAIIEQQIKSLTDRGNIEKKFWKEEENRIRNLTYEKAIEELIITKKLNNKIKQIEKYIGDLKKYV; this is translated from the coding sequence GTGAATATATTTTATAAAATGTTAGAAAAAATTGAAATTATTTCAAAACAGAATAATAATTTTATTGAAAATTCTATAAAAATTAATGAGTTTATAAAAAATATAACTAAAGAAGAGTTACTTATCCTATTAAGAGAAGTAGGAACGATTCCAGAATCAATAAAACACGATTCGACAGAAGAAAAATTATTTTCAAAAGCTTCGGATTGCATTTTATCAAGAGCTTTTATAGAGATAGGTTTAAAATCTAATATTCTTACAGAAAGATCTGATTCAGCTGATATTATAGTGGAGTCAATATTTCACAATTATACATTAGTTGCAGATGCAAAGGCTTTTAGGATGAGTAGAACTGCAAAAAATCAAAAAGATTTTAAAGTAAAGGCTCTTTCCAGTTGGAGAAAAGATAATGATTATGCAGTGTTGTGTTCTCCTTATTTTCAGTATCCAGTTAAAGAAAGTCAAATATATAAACAGTCTTTAGAAGATAATGTATGTTTATTTAGCTGGGAATATTTCATATTTTTAATAGAAAATAATATAGTAGAAAGTAATGAAGTTTCATTTGCATCAATCTGGGATTTTTCTAATAATTTTGAAATAAATGGTACGATGAAAAAGGCAAAAAATTCATTTATAGGAGAACTAGATAATAAAATTTTAGAACTAGTTAATAATCAAAAAATTTATTGTGAATTTAAAGCTATTATTGAACAACAAATTAAAAGTCTAACTGATAGAGGAAATATAGAAAAGAAATTTTGGAAGGAAGAAGAAAATAGAATAAGAAATCTTACATATGAAAAAGCAATAGAAGAATTAATTATAACTAAAAAACTAAATAATAAAATAAAGCAGATTGAAAAATATATTGGAGATTTAAAAAAATATGTTTAA
- a CDS encoding ATP-dependent helicase, with protein MSSILDELNEEQRKAAEKIEGPVLILAGAGSGKTRTVTYRIAHMVKEIGISPLNILALTFTNKAAREMKERAAALIGHEANNLVVSTFHSFSVRLLKTYSERIGYGRNFNIYDVDDQKSIITKIKKDMGIKDNDNVQPGKLANRISKLKEQGIGIKELEREIDMRIPANRLFGEIYQKYDEVLKANNAMDFSDLLLNARKLLDDAFVLERIQERYQYIVVDEYQDTNDIQYEMINLIAAKYRNICVVGDEDQSIYAFRGANINNILNFERDYKEAFTVKLERNYRSTKKILDTANELIKNNKSSKGKTLWTDGSDGEKIKIYNAMTVYDEADFIVTEMKKKKRDGSDYKDMTILYRTNAQSRVLEEKLLSANIPYKIYGGMQFFQRKEIKDILAYLSLLNNKNDNHNFYRIINVPKRSVGEKTLEKIQEVANEKNISMLEALHYIDEIPVRAATKLALKEFYNLMQSIYSSLEEMSIKEIFDEILIRTRYIDSIEDNKEDRVRNIEELLNSITEIEKQNPNMSLNEYLDMISLSSATDEMEDDENYVKLMTIHSSKGLEFDYVFLAGMEDGLFPSISFDAPEEELEEERRLCYVAITRAKKELFISYSSSRKIWGKDDNLRRPSRFIYEMKQDNLEYVGGKYGSLKGQSSAPRSFTPKIENFNPFSKDKLGTFGKKSGSQTTSNVNSKYKVGDVVNHKKFGRGKIKKVDMKSMIVEFMVGEKKIALVLADKILEK; from the coding sequence ATGAGCAGTATTTTAGATGAATTAAACGAAGAGCAGAGAAAAGCTGCAGAAAAGATAGAAGGGCCTGTATTGATACTGGCTGGAGCAGGAAGCGGTAAAACACGGACAGTTACTTATAGAATTGCACACATGGTAAAAGAAATAGGAATTTCGCCACTTAATATTCTGGCACTTACTTTTACGAATAAGGCGGCAAGGGAGATGAAGGAGAGGGCTGCGGCACTTATTGGACATGAGGCGAATAATCTTGTAGTTTCTACATTTCACTCGTTTTCGGTAAGATTGCTTAAAACTTATTCTGAAAGAATTGGATATGGGCGAAATTTTAATATTTATGATGTGGATGATCAGAAGTCGATTATTACAAAGATAAAAAAGGATATGGGAATTAAGGATAATGATAATGTTCAGCCAGGAAAACTTGCAAATAGAATTAGTAAATTGAAGGAACAGGGGATAGGAATTAAGGAGCTTGAACGTGAAATTGATATGAGGATTCCTGCGAACAGACTTTTTGGCGAGATTTATCAGAAGTATGATGAAGTTTTGAAGGCAAATAATGCGATGGATTTTTCGGATTTGCTTTTGAATGCGAGAAAATTGCTGGATGATGCTTTTGTGCTGGAAAGAATACAGGAAAGGTATCAGTATATTGTGGTGGATGAGTATCAGGATACTAACGATATTCAGTATGAAATGATTAATCTAATTGCAGCAAAGTATCGAAACATCTGTGTCGTAGGAGATGAGGATCAGAGTATTTATGCATTTCGTGGGGCAAATATCAATAATATCTTGAACTTTGAGAGAGATTACAAGGAAGCATTTACGGTAAAACTGGAAAGAAATTACCGTTCTACAAAGAAAATACTGGATACAGCCAACGAGCTTATTAAAAATAATAAAAGTTCAAAAGGAAAAACACTTTGGACAGATGGCTCTGATGGAGAAAAAATCAAGATTTATAATGCAATGACTGTTTATGATGAAGCAGATTTCATTGTAACAGAGATGAAGAAAAAGAAAAGAGATGGTTCCGATTACAAGGATATGACGATTTTGTACAGGACAAATGCACAATCAAGAGTTTTAGAGGAAAAACTGCTGTCTGCAAACATTCCTTACAAAATTTACGGCGGGATGCAGTTCTTTCAACGTAAGGAAATAAAGGATATTTTGGCATATTTGAGCCTTTTAAATAATAAAAATGATAATCATAATTTTTATCGTATAATTAATGTTCCAAAACGTTCTGTTGGAGAAAAGACACTGGAAAAAATACAGGAAGTTGCAAATGAAAAAAATATTTCGATGCTTGAAGCGCTTCACTACATTGATGAAATTCCAGTAAGAGCAGCCACAAAATTGGCATTAAAGGAATTTTATAATTTGATGCAAAGCATTTATTCGAGCCTTGAGGAAATGTCAATTAAGGAAATATTTGATGAAATTCTTATAAGAACACGTTATATTGACTCAATTGAAGACAATAAGGAAGACAGAGTTAGAAATATTGAGGAATTGCTAAACAGTATTACCGAAATTGAAAAGCAGAATCCGAATATGTCGTTAAATGAATATCTTGATATGATTTCATTAAGTTCGGCGACTGATGAAATGGAAGATGATGAAAATTATGTAAAACTTATGACAATTCATAGTTCGAAAGGACTGGAATTTGATTATGTATTTCTTGCGGGAATGGAAGACGGGCTATTTCCATCAATTTCTTTTGACGCTCCTGAAGAAGAGCTGGAAGAAGAGCGTAGACTTTGCTATGTGGCGATAACTCGTGCTAAAAAAGAACTGTTTATTTCCTATTCTTCATCAAGAAAAATTTGGGGAAAAGATGACAATTTACGTCGTCCATCAAGATTTATCTACGAAATGAAGCAAGACAATCTGGAATATGTGGGCGGAAAATACGGAAGTTTAAAAGGGCAATCTTCAGCTCCAAGAAGTTTTACACCGAAAATAGAAAATTTTAATCCATTTTCTAAAGATAAACTGGGAACATTTGGTAAAAAATCAGGCTCTCAAACAACTTCAAATGTGAATTCTAAATATAAAGTTGGAGATGTGGTTAATCACAAGAAATTTGGACGTGGAAAGATAAAAAAAGTGGATATGAAAAGCATGATTGTGGAATTTATGGTTGGCGAAAAGAAAATAGCATTAGTGCTGGCAGATAAAATTTTGGAAAAATGA
- a CDS encoding thymidine kinase, with protein MIQNSKIGTLEVVTGSMFSGKSEELIRRLRRAEYAKQKIVAFKHAIDNRYGEEGVFSHGNDSFRAYPVSDVSQMEEIMEKNVDAEVIGIDEVQFFGEKVVEFCKKYVEYGKRVIVAGLDMSFRAEPYEPVPELMSIADQVDKLHAICMVCGKPAYASQRLINGEPAYYDDPLVMVGANENYEARCRRHHIVRHRTDKKGKIYFIVGTEINVGKKFAQKMYEEQLVDKKKIESIVIKGQVDENEKSDLIKLREQINTALIENDYIFVRITGGLLLKLEGSYSILDFMCEFRKNSEVIIVSKNKKGVLNQILLTVDLLKKSDLNLKEIVYKNGNSHAGEEKEENGVIEKISKITEVKYREL; from the coding sequence ATGATACAAAATTCTAAAATAGGAACATTGGAAGTTGTTACTGGAAGCATGTTTTCAGGAAAAAGTGAGGAACTTATAAGAAGGCTTAGAAGGGCTGAGTATGCAAAGCAGAAGATAGTGGCATTTAAGCATGCCATTGATAACAGATATGGGGAAGAGGGAGTATTTTCGCATGGAAATGACAGTTTTAGAGCTTATCCTGTGAGTGATGTTTCTCAAATGGAAGAAATTATGGAAAAAAATGTTGATGCGGAAGTGATTGGCATTGATGAAGTACAGTTTTTTGGGGAAAAGGTTGTTGAGTTTTGTAAGAAGTATGTGGAATATGGGAAAAGAGTGATTGTTGCAGGGCTTGATATGAGCTTTAGGGCAGAGCCTTATGAGCCAGTGCCAGAACTTATGAGCATTGCCGATCAGGTGGATAAACTTCATGCGATTTGTATGGTTTGTGGAAAGCCTGCTTATGCGAGTCAGCGTCTTATCAATGGGGAGCCTGCTTATTATGACGATCCGCTGGTTATGGTTGGTGCAAATGAAAATTATGAGGCAAGATGCCGCAGACATCACATTGTAAGGCATAGAACTGATAAAAAAGGGAAAATATATTTTATAGTTGGAACTGAAATTAACGTTGGCAAAAAATTTGCCCAAAAAATGTATGAAGAACAGTTAGTTGATAAGAAAAAAATAGAAAGTATTGTTATAAAAGGGCAAGTGGACGAAAATGAAAAAAGTGATTTAATAAAATTGCGTGAACAAATAAATACAGCATTAATTGAAAATGACTATATTTTTGTCAGAATTACTGGCGGGCTTTTGTTAAAGCTGGAAGGAAGTTACAGCATTCTGGACTTTATGTGTGAATTTAGAAAAAATTCAGAAGTAATTATTGTTTCAAAAAATAAAAAAGGTGTACTTAATCAGATTTTATTGACAGTTGATTTATTAAAAAAATCAGACTTGAACTTGAAGGAAATTGTTTATAAGAATGGGAATAGTCATGCTGGAGAAGAAAAGGAAGAAAATGGTGTTATTGAGAAAATATCGAAAATAACGGAAGTAAAATATCGGGAGTTGTAA